GCAACCGATTCCTCGGGGAGGCTTCGGAGGGGGCCGTCGAGGCCCCCTCCGATTAGGCCTAGACTCAGCCAAGTTTCCGGGCTTCAACGCGCGAATCGAGGGGAGGGATGCCTGGTCCCTGGATCGTGTCCCCGGAGCGGATTCGCACGCCTGAGGTGATCCGTCGATCGACCGGTGCGGGGGTTCGAGTCTCCGGGGGCCACGCGGGACACGCTCGAGGAGCCCCGAGGAGGGGGCGGGCCGCTGGAGCGGGGCAGCAGGCGGTAACGGCCGTGGTGGTGCTCAGGGCTCCGGCGGGGGAGGTGCGGCGATGCGAAAACTCCGCGACATCATGCGCTACGGCTTTCTGTTCATGGTCTCGCGCGAGGCCATGGTCTCGGAGGCGGTCCGCGTGATGGCGGCAAACAACGTCGGGATCGTGGCGGTGCTTGACGGCGATAAGCTCGTCGGGGTCTTCTCGGAACGCGACGTCGTGCGTCGGGTGGTCGATCGGGGGCTCGACCCTTCACGCACGCCGGTGGGGGAGGTCATGACGACCAACCTCGTGGTCGCCGACGTGGACGAGGACTACCAGTCGGCGATGAGCAAGATGGATCAGGCCAACATCCGCCACCTGCCTGTCGTGAGCGAGGGCCGCCTCCTGTCCATGATCTCGATCCGCGATCTCATGCGCGTCGAGATTCATGACAAGGGCGAGGAGATCCGCTACCTGCACGAGTACCTCTACCAGGTCCCGCCCGAGATCCAGCGGCCGCAGGGGAGCCCCTGAACCGGCGCCGGGGCGAGTGGCAGTTCGAGCCGAGGGGCTGCCGACGAGCCGCAGGCGTGGCAGTTCGAGCCGAGGCGCTCCGGACGAGCCGCAGGCGAGGACAGCGACGAGGCGAGACCCGAGCAGATGTTCGAGCCGAGGCGCGTCGGCGAAGGCAGCTTCATCGCCTGCGCCCGCGACGAGGCGAGGCCCGAGCTAACAGCCACGAGGCGAGGCCCGATCAGTCTCCGACGGTCACCAGCTCGCGGATCGCGTCGAACTTCTTCTGCCCGATCCCCGGGACCCGGCGCAGCTCCTCGGGCG
This region of Candidatus Rokuibacteriota bacterium genomic DNA includes:
- a CDS encoding CBS domain-containing protein; this encodes MRKLRDIMRYGFLFMVSREAMVSEAVRVMAANNVGIVAVLDGDKLVGVFSERDVVRRVVDRGLDPSRTPVGEVMTTNLVVADVDEDYQSAMSKMDQANIRHLPVVSEGRLLSMISIRDLMRVEIHDKGEEIRYLHEYLYQVPPEIQRPQGSP